One part of the Coturnix japonica isolate 7356 chromosome 22, Coturnix japonica 2.1, whole genome shotgun sequence genome encodes these proteins:
- the RAB11FIP1 gene encoding rab11 family-interacting protein 1 isoform X2 — translation MSAPAPRWVPTHVQVTVLRARGLRSKAAEGQGGSDAYAVMAVGRDKFSTSVAERCQGEPLWREEATFELPPPPRPVVLRLTVMHRALVGLDKFLGRAEVDLAALREDGGRRHSRWYKLRSKPGKKEKERGEIEVDIQFMRSNMTASMFDLSMKDKTRSPFGKLKDKLKGKRSSGLSDTASAIVPSTTHSPADSEDEAPEKEKKKSKFKTLFSKPGLRKNSLSQSMSVLPTPQPVDAGVRHRPKDFHLEWDDEDLETSPTSERTFEIPLDEESSPSVFKHIKAATLDTRQLNQPTPGNTKKEGLSLFSGLRSKNDPVSKSSLCINGSHVYMEEKDSTPASSPSPRNFRKKQVSASEENLFSRSTKGPEEMGRTSPSNAMSGSASLETFKALSLPSYKLLSGEEYVETSVPVSVEVTKETKKTDQKKSSLLSLVTGKKEAAKNSDAESIPDRTQKEEENKAAEEKSEQETKRLEPPTDLSRGNPSADSQPEAFTSKQPLNPFEEERKPEKAAAPAKAKAVKPRLGLSSEEETKATLPTLAPDSLPAYLSLHHINSDNNPFVSKMEQKVPDSEGITSASLPSFTAEHLSGKNPFNPSWGRGAPALGTDHVAIPSSHHLAASAPKGQISHSGNNPFASEWGRDPEGSDAYASTSPLPAHSLHSGGHFNGNNPFISKTGWGVDVPGLTAVTASSPVGLPGDGDNSSAGLSADLSYSAVTASGSSLSVASTRNVNAVANPPGTPVDPGVASKNQCDSVQAQVGTSLDRSKLVLFAENSAEQPPSSESELKEKQEVWREKRREEHSPTSDPQDAPPDTNESSPVGSVNPVHSAHTQPHQEAAAGRAGREGAVTPQPAPRLSLMQGYPRVSQADELSVGPSGEGEGSASGLALQNEKSPGAFGCLPQNGSVTALVPPVKLRADSSSRRVRKEGDEDLFDSLTNLKSALSVTGDHNMRLAALPAIPEAGSDDELQGDCQENHGVAADDQNISESVGRKPLHENQQESSDSSAAGGVTLSAGGGSAVPVLPAGGHGHEVSKQAPDSGMTSHSSEHSSCFEKQVIDTGVGERAESDFFEPSVSSSSLSCSSQPCSSSRSLSSDTPSQRAESPKKPTAEGFADKAGNSGKKKLLQAWVSPSETYPNQTQQSGETMSPKHRLHPVKPMNTTANKSQSKDLNVISTMNEKLLEMNIKKYSPSDPAYAYAQLTHDELIQLVLKQKDTITKKDLQVRELEDYIDNLLVRVMEETPNILRVSTSGNRKAGKM, via the exons gtgGTACAAACTACGCTCCAAAccagggaaaaaggaaaaggagagaggagagatCGAGGTGGACATCCAGTTCATGAGGAGCAACATGACGGCCAGCATGTTTGATCTGTCCATGAAGGACAAGACCCGCTCCCCATTTGGCAAACTAAAGGACAAGCTGAAGGGGAAGCGGAGCAGTGGGCTCTCAGACACAGCCTCAGCCATCGTACCCAGCACGACACACTCCCCAGCTGATAGTGAAGATGAAGCacctgagaaggaaaagaagaaatccaagtTCAAAACGCTGTTTTCCAAACCTGGCCTGCGGAAGAATTCCCTCTCACAATCCATGTCGGTGCTGCCCACACCTCAGCCTGTGGATGCCGGGGTCAGGCACAGGCCCAAGGATTTCCATCTGGAGTGGGACGATGAGGACTTGGAGACCTCTCCAACCTCAGAAC gaacCTTTGAAATTCCTCTAGACGAGGAGTCCTCTCCTTCTGTATTTAAACACATTAAAGCAGCGACTTTAGACACCAGGCAGCTAAACCAACCAACCCCTGGCAACACCAAGAAAGAAGGGCTCTCTTTATTTAGTGGCCTTAGGTCTAAAAACGATCCAGTTTCCAAGTCCAGTTTGTGTATCAATGGCAGTCATGTTTATATGGAAGAGAAGGACAGCACTCCAgcttcttccccctctcctcGCAACTTCAGGAAGAAGCAGGTCtctgcttcagaagaaaaccTCTTTTCCAGATCTACTAAAGGACCTGAGGAGATGGGAAGAACATCTCCAAGCAATGCTATGTCTGGGTCTGCATCCTTGGAGACCTTTAAAGCTCTGTCTTTGCCATCATATAAATTGCTGAGCGGTGAGGAATATGTAGAAACCAGTGTTCCTGTGAGTGTTGAGGTTACCAAAGAGACCAAAAAAACGGACCAGAAAAAGTCTTCCTTGCTTTCCCTGGTCACGGGGAAGAAGGAAGCAGCTAAAAACAGTGATGCTGAAAGTATTCCGGACAGAActcagaaggaagaggagaacaaagctgcagaagagaaaagcgAACAGGAGACCAAACGTCTCGAACCTCCAACAGATTTAAGCAGAGGAAATCCTTCAGCAGACAGTCAGCCAGAAGCCTTCACAAGTAAGCAGCCACTCAACCCCTTTGAGGAAGAACGGAAgcctgaaaaagcagcagcaccagcaaagGCCAAAGCTGTCAAACCCAG ACTGGGCCTGTCTTCAGAGGAGGAAACCAAAGCTACTCTTCCTACTCTTGCACCTGATTCCCTTCCTGCTTATCTGTCTTTGCACCACATCAATAGTGACAACAATCCCTTTGTTTctaaaatggaacagaaagtACCAGACTCTGAGGGCATTACttctgcatctcttccttctttcactgCAGAGCATTTAAGTGGCAAGAACCCCTTTAATCCCAGCTGGGGCAGGGGAGCTCCAGCCCTGGGTACTGACCACGTTGCCATCCCTTCATCCCATCACCttgcagcctctgctcccaAAGGGCAGATCTCTCATAGTGGCAATAAtccttttgcttctgaatgGGGTCGGGATCCTGAAGGCTCTGATGCATATGCTTCCACGTCTCCTTTGCCTGCGCATTCTCTCCATTCTGGTGGTCATTTTAATGGCAATAATCCATTTATATCCAAGACTGGATGGGGTGTGGATGTGCCAGGTCTCACAGCTGTCACTGCTTCTTCCCCTGTTGGCCTTCCTGGTGATGGAGACAATTCCTCAGCAGGACTTTCTGCTGATCTGAGCtactctgctgtcactgcttcaGGGAGCTCTTTGAGTGTGGCTTCAACTCGTAATGTAAATGCTGTAGCAAACCCTCCTGGCACTCCTGTCGACCCTGGTGTGGCTTCAAAGAATCAGTGTGATTCTGTACAGGCGCAGGTGGGCACTTCTTTAGATAGAAGCAAGTTAGTGCTCTTTGCAGAGAacagtgctgagcagccacCTTCCTCTGAGAGTGAGCTCAAAGAGAAGCAGGAGGTgtggagagaaaagaggagggaggagCATTCACCCACATCGGATCCCCAGGATGCTCCTCCTGATACAAATGAGTCATCTCCAGTAGGATCTGTGAACCCAGTTCACAGTGCTCACACACAGCCTCATCAggaagctgctgcagggagagctggcAGGGAGGGGGCTGTCACACCACAGCCTGCACCACGGCTGTCTTTAATGCAGGGATATCCCCGAGTTTCTCAGGCTGATGAGTTAAGTGTTGGGCCGTCAGGGGAGGGTGAGGGCTCTGCATCCGGCCTTGCTTTACAGAATGAGAAATCCCCTGGTGCTTTTGGGTGCCTCCCTCAGAATGGCTCAGTGACAGCTCTTGTCCCACCAGTAAAGCTTAGAGCTGACAGCAGTAGCAGACGTGTGAGAAAGGAAGGGGACGAGGATTTGTTTGATTCTCTTACAAATCTGAAGTCTGCCCTTTCAGTTACTGGAGATCACAACATGAGGCTGGCTGCCCTTCCTGCTATTCCTGAGGCAGGCTCTGATGATGAGCTGCAGGGTGACTGCCAGGAAAACCACGGCGTTGCTGCAGATGATCAGAACATTTCAGAGTCTGTAGGTAGAAAACCTTTGCATGAGAACCAGCAGGAGAGCTCTGATAGCTCTGCTGCAGGCGGAGTAACTCtgtctgcaggaggaggaagtgcTGTGCccgtgctgcctgcaggagggcaCGGCCATGAAGTCAGTAAGCAGGCACCTGACTCAGGTATGACGTCTCATTCCAGTGAGCACAGTAGTTGTTTTGAGAAGCAAGTAATAGATACTGGTGTTGGGGAGCGTGCAGAGAGTGACTTCTTTGAGccttctgtttcctcttcctccctgtCGTGttcttcccagccctgctcctcctctcGCTCCCTCTCCTCTGACACCCCAAGTCAGAGAGCAGAGTCTCCGAAAAAGCCAACAGCAGAGGGCTTCGCTGATAAAGCAGGAAATTCTGGCAAGAAGAAGCTTCTTCAGGCATGGGTTTCACCCTCTGAAACGTACCCTAACCAAACTCAGCAGAGTGGTGAAACCATGTCTCCTAAGCACAG ACTTCATCCTGTGAAGCCAATGAATACCACAGCAAATAAATCCCAAAGCAAAGACCTGAATGTCATCAGCACTATGAATGAGAAGCTGCTTGAGATGAACATAAAG aaataCAGTCCTTCAGATCCTGCCTACGCTTATGCTCAGCTCACACACGATGAGCTGATCCAGCTGGTCCTGAAACAGAAGGATACGATCACCAAGAAGGATCTCCAGGTGCGTGAGCTTGAAGACTACATCGATAACTTGCTTGTCAGAGTCATGGAAGAAACCCCAAACATTCTTCGTGTTTCAacttctggaaacagaaaagctggaaagaTGTAG
- the RAB11FIP1 gene encoding rab11 family-interacting protein 1 isoform X3 yields MKAPCCQHSWICLNECLMACKSRWYKLRSKPGKKEKERGEIEVDIQFMRSNMTASMFDLSMKDKTRSPFGKLKDKLKGKRSSGLSDTASAIVPSTTHSPADSEDEAPEKEKKKSKFKTLFSKPGLRKNSLSQSMSVLPTPQPVDAGVRHRPKDFHLEWDDEDLETSPTSERTFEIPLDEESSPSVFKHIKAATLDTRQLNQPTPGNTKKEGLSLFSGLRSKNDPVSKSSLCINGSHVYMEEKDSTPASSPSPRNFRKKQVSASEENLFSRSTKGPEEMGRTSPSNAMSGSASLETFKALSLPSYKLLSGEEYVETSVPVSVEVTKETKKTDQKKSSLLSLVTGKKEAAKNSDAESIPDRTQKEEENKAAEEKSEQETKRLEPPTDLSRGNPSADSQPEAFTSKQPLNPFEEERKPEKAAAPAKAKAVKPRLGLSSEEETKATLPTLAPDSLPAYLSLHHINSDNNPFVSKMEQKVPDSEGITSASLPSFTAEHLSGKNPFNPSWGRGAPALGTDHVAIPSSHHLAASAPKGQISHSGNNPFASEWGRDPEGSDAYASTSPLPAHSLHSGGHFNGNNPFISKTGWGVDVPGLTAVTASSPVGLPGDGDNSSAGLSADLSYSAVTASGSSLSVASTRNVNAVANPPGTPVDPGVASKNQCDSVQAQVGTSLDRSKLVLFAENSAEQPPSSESELKEKQEVWREKRREEHSPTSDPQDAPPDTNESSPVGSVNPVHSAHTQPHQEAAAGRAGREGAVTPQPAPRLSLMQGYPRVSQADELSVGPSGEGEGSASGLALQNEKSPGAFGCLPQNGSVTALVPPVKLRADSSSRRVRKEGDEDLFDSLTNLKSALSVTGDHNMRLAALPAIPEAGSDDELQGDCQENHGVAADDQNISESVGRKPLHENQQESSDSSAAGGVTLSAGGGSAVPVLPAGGHGHEVSKQAPDSGMTSHSSEHSSCFEKQVIDTGVGERAESDFFEPSVSSSSLSCSSQPCSSSRSLSSDTPSQRAESPKKPTAEGFADKAGNSGKKKLLQAWVSPSETYPNQTQQSGETMSPKHRLHPVKPMNTTANKSQSKDLNVISTMNEKLLEMNIKKYSPSDPAYAYAQLTHDELIQLVLKQKDTITKKDLQVRELEDYIDNLLVRVMEETPNILRVSTSGNRKAGKM; encoded by the exons gtgGTACAAACTACGCTCCAAAccagggaaaaaggaaaaggagagaggagagatCGAGGTGGACATCCAGTTCATGAGGAGCAACATGACGGCCAGCATGTTTGATCTGTCCATGAAGGACAAGACCCGCTCCCCATTTGGCAAACTAAAGGACAAGCTGAAGGGGAAGCGGAGCAGTGGGCTCTCAGACACAGCCTCAGCCATCGTACCCAGCACGACACACTCCCCAGCTGATAGTGAAGATGAAGCacctgagaaggaaaagaagaaatccaagtTCAAAACGCTGTTTTCCAAACCTGGCCTGCGGAAGAATTCCCTCTCACAATCCATGTCGGTGCTGCCCACACCTCAGCCTGTGGATGCCGGGGTCAGGCACAGGCCCAAGGATTTCCATCTGGAGTGGGACGATGAGGACTTGGAGACCTCTCCAACCTCAGAAC gaacCTTTGAAATTCCTCTAGACGAGGAGTCCTCTCCTTCTGTATTTAAACACATTAAAGCAGCGACTTTAGACACCAGGCAGCTAAACCAACCAACCCCTGGCAACACCAAGAAAGAAGGGCTCTCTTTATTTAGTGGCCTTAGGTCTAAAAACGATCCAGTTTCCAAGTCCAGTTTGTGTATCAATGGCAGTCATGTTTATATGGAAGAGAAGGACAGCACTCCAgcttcttccccctctcctcGCAACTTCAGGAAGAAGCAGGTCtctgcttcagaagaaaaccTCTTTTCCAGATCTACTAAAGGACCTGAGGAGATGGGAAGAACATCTCCAAGCAATGCTATGTCTGGGTCTGCATCCTTGGAGACCTTTAAAGCTCTGTCTTTGCCATCATATAAATTGCTGAGCGGTGAGGAATATGTAGAAACCAGTGTTCCTGTGAGTGTTGAGGTTACCAAAGAGACCAAAAAAACGGACCAGAAAAAGTCTTCCTTGCTTTCCCTGGTCACGGGGAAGAAGGAAGCAGCTAAAAACAGTGATGCTGAAAGTATTCCGGACAGAActcagaaggaagaggagaacaaagctgcagaagagaaaagcgAACAGGAGACCAAACGTCTCGAACCTCCAACAGATTTAAGCAGAGGAAATCCTTCAGCAGACAGTCAGCCAGAAGCCTTCACAAGTAAGCAGCCACTCAACCCCTTTGAGGAAGAACGGAAgcctgaaaaagcagcagcaccagcaaagGCCAAAGCTGTCAAACCCAG ACTGGGCCTGTCTTCAGAGGAGGAAACCAAAGCTACTCTTCCTACTCTTGCACCTGATTCCCTTCCTGCTTATCTGTCTTTGCACCACATCAATAGTGACAACAATCCCTTTGTTTctaaaatggaacagaaagtACCAGACTCTGAGGGCATTACttctgcatctcttccttctttcactgCAGAGCATTTAAGTGGCAAGAACCCCTTTAATCCCAGCTGGGGCAGGGGAGCTCCAGCCCTGGGTACTGACCACGTTGCCATCCCTTCATCCCATCACCttgcagcctctgctcccaAAGGGCAGATCTCTCATAGTGGCAATAAtccttttgcttctgaatgGGGTCGGGATCCTGAAGGCTCTGATGCATATGCTTCCACGTCTCCTTTGCCTGCGCATTCTCTCCATTCTGGTGGTCATTTTAATGGCAATAATCCATTTATATCCAAGACTGGATGGGGTGTGGATGTGCCAGGTCTCACAGCTGTCACTGCTTCTTCCCCTGTTGGCCTTCCTGGTGATGGAGACAATTCCTCAGCAGGACTTTCTGCTGATCTGAGCtactctgctgtcactgcttcaGGGAGCTCTTTGAGTGTGGCTTCAACTCGTAATGTAAATGCTGTAGCAAACCCTCCTGGCACTCCTGTCGACCCTGGTGTGGCTTCAAAGAATCAGTGTGATTCTGTACAGGCGCAGGTGGGCACTTCTTTAGATAGAAGCAAGTTAGTGCTCTTTGCAGAGAacagtgctgagcagccacCTTCCTCTGAGAGTGAGCTCAAAGAGAAGCAGGAGGTgtggagagaaaagaggagggaggagCATTCACCCACATCGGATCCCCAGGATGCTCCTCCTGATACAAATGAGTCATCTCCAGTAGGATCTGTGAACCCAGTTCACAGTGCTCACACACAGCCTCATCAggaagctgctgcagggagagctggcAGGGAGGGGGCTGTCACACCACAGCCTGCACCACGGCTGTCTTTAATGCAGGGATATCCCCGAGTTTCTCAGGCTGATGAGTTAAGTGTTGGGCCGTCAGGGGAGGGTGAGGGCTCTGCATCCGGCCTTGCTTTACAGAATGAGAAATCCCCTGGTGCTTTTGGGTGCCTCCCTCAGAATGGCTCAGTGACAGCTCTTGTCCCACCAGTAAAGCTTAGAGCTGACAGCAGTAGCAGACGTGTGAGAAAGGAAGGGGACGAGGATTTGTTTGATTCTCTTACAAATCTGAAGTCTGCCCTTTCAGTTACTGGAGATCACAACATGAGGCTGGCTGCCCTTCCTGCTATTCCTGAGGCAGGCTCTGATGATGAGCTGCAGGGTGACTGCCAGGAAAACCACGGCGTTGCTGCAGATGATCAGAACATTTCAGAGTCTGTAGGTAGAAAACCTTTGCATGAGAACCAGCAGGAGAGCTCTGATAGCTCTGCTGCAGGCGGAGTAACTCtgtctgcaggaggaggaagtgcTGTGCccgtgctgcctgcaggagggcaCGGCCATGAAGTCAGTAAGCAGGCACCTGACTCAGGTATGACGTCTCATTCCAGTGAGCACAGTAGTTGTTTTGAGAAGCAAGTAATAGATACTGGTGTTGGGGAGCGTGCAGAGAGTGACTTCTTTGAGccttctgtttcctcttcctccctgtCGTGttcttcccagccctgctcctcctctcGCTCCCTCTCCTCTGACACCCCAAGTCAGAGAGCAGAGTCTCCGAAAAAGCCAACAGCAGAGGGCTTCGCTGATAAAGCAGGAAATTCTGGCAAGAAGAAGCTTCTTCAGGCATGGGTTTCACCCTCTGAAACGTACCCTAACCAAACTCAGCAGAGTGGTGAAACCATGTCTCCTAAGCACAG ACTTCATCCTGTGAAGCCAATGAATACCACAGCAAATAAATCCCAAAGCAAAGACCTGAATGTCATCAGCACTATGAATGAGAAGCTGCTTGAGATGAACATAAAG aaataCAGTCCTTCAGATCCTGCCTACGCTTATGCTCAGCTCACACACGATGAGCTGATCCAGCTGGTCCTGAAACAGAAGGATACGATCACCAAGAAGGATCTCCAGGTGCGTGAGCTTGAAGACTACATCGATAACTTGCTTGTCAGAGTCATGGAAGAAACCCCAAACATTCTTCGTGTTTCAacttctggaaacagaaaagctggaaagaTGTAG